From Cellulomonas dongxiuzhuiae, the proteins below share one genomic window:
- a CDS encoding transcriptional regulator → MAGEPQPDEIVHNLVRLRICGLLRPVDALTFSTLGETLGLSRPTLSKHLRVLTDAGYTTTTRSSSDERDDRRQIVWVRLTGAGRRAFDEHVAALQRITSP, encoded by the coding sequence GTGGCCGGTGAGCCGCAGCCGGACGAGATCGTCCACAACCTCGTCCGCCTGCGGATCTGCGGCCTGCTGCGACCCGTCGACGCACTGACGTTCTCGACTCTCGGCGAGACCCTCGGGCTGAGCAGGCCGACGCTCTCGAAGCACCTGCGGGTGCTGACCGACGCCGGCTACACGACGACGACCCGCTCCTCGTCCGACGAGCGCGACGACCGCCGGCAGATCGTCTGGGTGCGCCTGACGGGCGCGGGTCGACGTGCGTTCGACGAGCACGTCGCGGCCCTGCAGCGGATCACGTCACCCTGA
- a CDS encoding SDR family oxidoreductase, which translates to MTAPPIGVTGATGHIGGLVARHLDAAGRPQRLLVRSPGSPRLRDPASVTGVRRVDYAEHDLSVVALRGVSVLLMVSGHESATRAADHATFIDAAADAGVKHVVYTSFAAAAPDATFTLARDHYATEEHLKASGMAWTFLRDTFYLDLMAELVGPDGVIRGPARDGRCAFVARADVARVAAAVLMAPDAHAGATYDLTGPQGLSLSDVARVISDVDGRDVTFHDETVEEAYASRAPYEAPPWQVAAWVSTYTAIASGVMAEPSDAVERLTGVPPTDLETFLRAR; encoded by the coding sequence ATGACCGCGCCACCCATCGGTGTCACCGGCGCGACCGGCCACATCGGCGGGCTCGTCGCGCGGCACCTCGACGCTGCCGGCCGCCCGCAGCGGCTGCTCGTGCGCTCGCCCGGCAGCCCGCGGCTGCGGGACCCGGCGTCGGTCACGGGCGTCCGGCGCGTCGACTACGCCGAGCACGACCTTTCGGTCGTCGCGCTGCGGGGCGTCTCCGTCCTGCTCATGGTGTCCGGGCACGAGAGCGCCACCCGTGCGGCGGACCACGCGACGTTCATCGACGCCGCGGCCGACGCGGGGGTCAAGCACGTCGTCTACACGTCGTTCGCCGCGGCCGCACCGGACGCGACGTTCACGCTCGCGCGCGACCACTACGCCACCGAGGAGCACCTGAAGGCCTCGGGCATGGCGTGGACGTTCCTGCGGGACACCTTCTACCTCGACCTCATGGCAGAGCTCGTCGGGCCGGACGGCGTCATCCGCGGGCCTGCCCGTGACGGGCGTTGCGCGTTCGTGGCGCGGGCGGACGTCGCGCGCGTCGCGGCCGCCGTGCTCATGGCGCCCGACGCGCACGCGGGCGCGACGTACGACCTGACCGGGCCGCAGGGGCTCTCGCTGTCCGACGTGGCCCGCGTCATCAGCGACGTCGACGGCCGTGACGTCACGTTCCACGACGAGACGGTCGAGGAGGCGTACGCCTCCCGGGCGCCCTACGAGGCGCCGCCGTGGCAGGTCGCGGCGTGGGTGAGCACCTACACCGCCATCGCGAGCGGAGTCATGGCGGAGCCCTCCGACGCGGTGGAACGACTCACGGGGGTCCCGCCGACGGACCTGGAGACCTTCCTCCGGGCCCGCTGA
- a CDS encoding SDR family oxidoreductase, protein MTLMQPRDLTGTVVAVTGASAGIGRATTEALVAAGADVVVGARRLERLTELAEQLGSDRVVPVQMDVREPADNARLVQAALDTWGRLDSVVACTGIGSYGSVLDGSDDDIRTMVDTNFTGTVFTVRAALPPMLAAGGGDIVIVGSVAGFRGGPDEAVYAGTKHAQQGFAGSIDRELRKKGIRVTTINPAGVETEFAIGRGRTEGDPSLADYLRPEMVAHAIVTTLQQPREMRTQFWAMWSMGQGS, encoded by the coding sequence ATGACCCTCATGCAGCCCCGAGACCTGACCGGGACCGTCGTCGCCGTCACCGGCGCCTCCGCCGGCATCGGACGTGCCACCACCGAGGCCCTGGTCGCGGCGGGCGCCGACGTGGTCGTCGGCGCCCGCCGGCTCGAGCGCCTCACCGAGCTCGCCGAGCAGCTGGGCAGCGACCGCGTCGTGCCCGTGCAGATGGACGTCCGTGAGCCCGCCGACAACGCCCGCCTCGTCCAGGCAGCCCTGGACACCTGGGGCCGGCTGGACTCGGTGGTCGCCTGTACCGGCATCGGCTCCTACGGCTCGGTCCTCGACGGCAGCGACGACGACATCCGCACCATGGTCGACACCAACTTCACCGGCACGGTCTTCACGGTCCGCGCCGCGCTGCCGCCGATGCTCGCGGCAGGCGGGGGCGACATCGTCATCGTCGGGTCCGTCGCGGGCTTCCGTGGTGGCCCCGACGAGGCCGTGTACGCCGGGACGAAGCACGCCCAGCAGGGCTTCGCCGGGTCCATCGACCGGGAGCTGCGCAAGAAGGGCATCCGGGTGACGACGATCAACCCGGCCGGGGTCGAGACGGAGTTCGCGATCGGCAGGGGCCGCACCGAGGGCGACCCCTCGCTCGCGGACTACCTGCGCCCGGAGATGGTCGCCCACGCGATCGTCACGACGCTGCAGCAGCCGCGCGAGATGCGGACGCAGTTCTGGGCGATGTGGAGCATGGGCCAGGGCAGCTGA